A window from Salvia miltiorrhiza cultivar Shanhuang (shh) chromosome 2, IMPLAD_Smil_shh, whole genome shotgun sequence encodes these proteins:
- the LOC131009212 gene encoding pentatricopeptide repeat-containing protein At4g02750-like — translation MYSAQGFSHSMRFRHLHTTILRSSRNRARSNGQPQNANHLFKQPSTEPPARPRTNDFTRSDMVQCTVAIRDHIRNGQYDDALHLFNSMPRKNEVTYGTMIFGCFSNGQVKLAHQLFDEMPLKNSFAWNIMIKGNIKHNNLEAAQRLFDDMPVKDVYAWNVILSGYVENGLMEEAKRVFEEMPVKDVVSWTTILSGYVQIGLMDEVTRIFEEMPVKNVVSWNTILCGYMQNGMLDEGKRVFDEMPLKNVFSWSTIINGYATHGFAQEALQHFELMKEASIQPNEVTMVSVLTACSHAGLVEKGKHYFYSMTKDHGIVPNIRHYGCMIDLLGRVGLLDEAQNLMKSMPFKPEAPIWGALLGACRIHGNIELAEKAAEMLFDLEPRSSSNYVLLSNLYAASGRWEDVKKTRLRMMGRGVSDRPGFSWIEVLNKIHKFSVGDFTHPDSESIYAFLEELDLRMKEDGYVPATKSVLRDVEEEEKQHMLKHHSERLAVAYGIMMIPSGRPVRVFKNLRVCEDCHTAIKHMAKITGRLIILRDVRRFHHFEGGVCNCGDYW, via the exons ATGTATTCAGCTCAG GGTTTTTCTCATTCCATGCGGTTCAGACATCTCCACACAACCATCTTGCGCTCGTCGCGCAACAGAGCAAGATCTAATGGGCAGCCTCAAAATGCAAACCATCTCTTCAAACAACCCTCCACTGAGCCACCGGCGAGGCCTAGAACCAACGATTTTACGCGCTCCGACATGGTTCAATGCACGGTAGCTATCAGAGACCACATACGCAATGGCCAATACGACGACGCGTTGCATTTATTCAACTCCATGCCTCGCAAAAATGAGGTCACCTACGGCACTATGATATTTGGCTGCTTCTCCAATGGGCAAGTTAAGCTGGCCCATCAGCTGTTCGATGAAATGCCTCTAAAGAATTCGTTCGCTTGGAATATAATGATTAAAGGCAATATCAAGCACAACAATCTCGAAGCTGCACAGCGGCTGTTCGATGATATGCCTGTGAAAGATGTTTACGCATGGAACGTGATTTTGTCTGGGTACGTGGAGAATGGATTGATGGAGGAGGCAAAGAGAGTTTTTGAGGAAATGCCGGTGAAGGATGTTGTATCGTGGACCACGATTTTGTCTGGGTATGTACAGATTGGGTTAATGGATGAGGTCACGAGAATTTTTGAAGAAATGCCAGTTAAGAATGTTGTTTCGTGGAATACGATTTTGTGTGGGTATATGCAGAATGGGATGTTGGACGAGGGAAAGAGAGTTTTTGATGAAATGCCTTTAAAGAATGTTTTCTCGTGGAGTACAATCATTAATGGATATGCAACACATGGATTTGCCCAAGAAGCTCTTCAACATTTCGAGTTAATGAAAGAAGCATCTATCCAACCTAACGAAGTTACAATG GTTAGTGTTCTAACTGCTTGTAGTCACGcgggcttggttgagaagggaAAACATTACTTCTATTCCATGACCAAAGATCACGGCATAGTGCCAAATATAAGGCACTATGGTTGCATGATTGATCTTCTAGGTCGAGTTGGGCTACTAGACGAAGCTCAAAACCTAATGAAGAGCATGCCTTTTAAGCCAGAAGCACCAATATGGGGAGCTCTACTTGGTGCTTGCAGGATTCATGGAAATATAGAATTGGCAGAAAAGGCAGCTGAGATGTTGTTTGATTTGGAACCACGTAGCTCGAGCAACTATGTTCTTCTTTCCAACTTATATGCTGCTTCGGGTAGATGGGAAGATGTTAAGAAGACGAGATTAAGAATGATGGGTCGGGGTGTTAGCGATAGACCGGGATTTAGTTGGATTGAAGTGCTAAACAAGATTCACAAGTTTTCTGTTGGAGACTTCACTCATCCTGACAGCGAAAGCATCTACGCTTTCCTGGAAGAGTTGGATTTGAGGATGAAAGAGGATGGATATGTTCCTGCTACAAAATCAGTGCTACGTGATgtggaggaagaagaaaagcaGCATATGCTAAAGCATCATAGTGAAAGGTTAGCTGTTGCATATGGGATTATGATGATACCAAGTGGGAGACCTGTTCGAGTTTTCAAGAACTTGCGCGTCTGTGAGGACTGCCACACTGCGATCAAACACATGGCGAAAATCACGGGGAGATTGATCATCTTACGTGATGTTAGGCGTTTCCACCACTTTGAGGGAGGTGTGTGTAATTGTGGAGACTATTGGTGA
- the LOC131009275 gene encoding cytosolic sulfotransferase 17-like, which produces MDSSSLEMDLSNLPKANWWGDDYLYQVGGFWLLPQFIQSIYRVVKHFKPIPSDIILASYPKTGTTWLKSLVFSIIHRCSKHRLSTNHPHELIPTLEVQVYATQTIPCINTDHQSSRIFSTHIPYQLLSETLDSSECRVVYVTRNPKDTLVSTWHFVNKWDKARGDPWPLDVAIDKFCDGETPCGPYYDHVMGYKRLSLERPKNVFFVTYEELRTNPITHVKKLAEFLGCPFEGEDEEEQVQEVVNICSFEVLSNYEVNKSEDSPTWFQLPYNSFFRKGNIGDHTNYLNDVTIERIDALTREKFHSLGFMYGT; this is translated from the coding sequence ATGGATAGTTCATCTTTGGAGATGGATTTATCTAACCTCCCAAAAGCAAATTGGTGGGGTGATGACTATCTCTATCAAGTTGGTGGATTTTGGCTTTTGCCTCAATTCATCCAATCCATTTATAGGGTTGTTAAGCATTTTAAGCCAATCCCAAGTGATATAATATTGGCTTCCTACCCAAAAACAGGCACTACATGGCTCAAATCACTTGTTTTCTCCATCATCCATCGATGCTCTAAACATCGTTTATCTACAAATCACCCTCATGAATTGATCCCAACTTTGGAGGTTCAAGTTTATGCAACACAAACCATCCCTTGTATTAATACAGATCATCAATCGAGTCGAATTTTCAGCACCCACATCCCATATCAACTCCTCTCCGAAACCCTAGATTCGTCCGAGTGCCGCGTCGTGTACGTGACGAGGAACCCTAAGGACACCCTCGTCTCGACGTGGCACTTCGTGAACAAGTGGGACAAGGCGCGGGGCGACCCTTGGCCGCTCGACGTGGCCATCGATAAATTCTGCGACGGGGAAACCCCGTGTGGGCCCTACTATGACCATGTGATGGGGTACAAGAGGTTGAGCTTGGAGAGGCCCAAGAATGTGTTCTTTGTAACCTATGAGGAGCTTAGGACTAACCCAATAACTCATGTCAAGAAATTGGCTGAGTTTTTGGGGTGTCCATTTGAAGGAGAGGATGAAGAGGAACAAGTGCAAGAAGTTGTTAATATTTGTAGCTTTGAAGTGCTAAGTAACTACGAAGTGAACAAGTCGGAGGACTCTCCGACTTGGTTTCAACTTCCGTATAATTCTTTTTTCAGAAAAGGAAATATTGGAGATCACACAAATTATCTCAATGATGTGACTATTGAGCGCATCGATGCACTTACTAGAGAAAAGTTTCATTCCTTAGGTTTCATGTACGGCACCTAa
- the LOC131009980 gene encoding pentatricopeptide repeat-containing protein At4g02750-like has protein sequence MDEAKRIIHEMPVKNVVSWTTILFGYALNGLMDEATRIFNEMHVKNDLSWNTFLYEYVQNGLMDKARRVFDEMARRDSISWTTMIAGYSQNGGEEALRFFIEATKDWKMLNNYAFASVLSLCADIAAFELGKQIHGRVVKGGFEFKCNVGSALVSIYYIAAFELGKQIHGRVVKGYDVFKRIEDKDVIYGGSSSCQGGRRMRGVFSHGGRRSGVRRRVFSQGGRRRRNGVISPGWILPLLSLASKYMDELLKDMMYSKELKIKM, from the exons ATGGATGAGGCCAAGAGAATTATTCATGAAATGCCGGTGAAGAATGTTGTATCGTGGACCACGATTTTGTTTGGGTATGCGCTGAATGGGTTAATGGATGAGGCCACAAGAATCTTTAATGAAATGCATGTGAAAAATGATTTATCGTGGAATACGTTTTTGTATGAGTACGTGCAAAATGGGTTAATGGATAAGGCCAGAAGAGTTTTTGATGAGATGGCACGTAGGGATTCGATCTCTTGGACGACAATGATAGCCGGGTACAGTCAAAATGGCGGCGAAGAGGCATTACGGTTTTTTATTGAGGCGACAAAGGATTGGAAAATGTTAAACAATTATGCCTTTGCTAGTGTTTTAAGTTTGTGTGCAGATATTGCCGCTTTTGAGCTTGGCAAACAAATACATGGACGTGTTGTTAAAGGAGGATTTGAGTTCAAATGCAATGTGGGAAGTGCTCTTGTTTCCATATATT ATATTGCCGCTTTTGAGCTTGGCAAGCAAATACATGGACGTGTTGTTAAAGGCTATGATGTTTTCAAAAGAATTGAAGATAAAGATGTGATATACGGTGGGAGTAGCAGTTGCCAGGGTGGGAGGAGGATGAGGGGGGTATTCAGCCATGGTGGGAGGAGAAGTGGGGTGAGGAGAAGGGTATTCAGCCAGGgtgggaggaggaggaggaatgGGGTGATCAGCCCAGGGTGG ATATTGCCGCTTTTGAGCTTGGCAAGCAAATACATGGACGAGTTGTTAAAGGATATGATGTATTCAAAAGAATTGAAGATAAAGATGTGA